A single genomic interval of Arachis duranensis cultivar V14167 chromosome 7, aradu.V14167.gnm2.J7QH, whole genome shotgun sequence harbors:
- the LOC107457845 gene encoding serine/arginine-rich SC35-like splicing factor SCL30 isoform X3: MRRHSPGYYSPPRRGYGGRGRSPPPPPPPSRRGYGGGGGGGGRRGRDNNNNGSLLVRNIPLDCRPEELRVPFERFGPVRDVYIPKDYYSGGLCLFEIGS; this comes from the exons ATGCGGAGGCACAGTCCAGGATACTACAGTCCGCCCAGGAGAGGGTACGGCGGCAGGGGAAGATCTCCTCCGCCGCCACCTCCTCCGTCGAGGAGGGGTTACGGTGGTGGTGGCGGCGGCGGCGGGAGGCGCGGCAGggataacaacaacaatggaagCCTTCTTGTTCGCAACATTCCCCTCGATTGCCGACCCGAGGAGCTTCGAGTCCCCTTCGAGCGGTTCGGACCCGTTCGTGATGTCTACATTCCCAAGGATTATTACTCAGG GGGGTTATGTTTATTTGAAATTGGAAGTTAA
- the LOC107457845 gene encoding uncharacterized protein LOC107457845 isoform X1, which translates to MGGEGLIMVARALAQYHALHLITLVLEVDIAQDHILLLQEGKVITLFPLEGKQNTLDHLDHQEAPLESEMLIRSADHILQILAMVLIRIKAMDILRNLHTSLRLMKASGSHLDVDHRGHHLDPDLGQGLLICLLDIEDEVFGNVLHSADSVPIQYLYQDILQNCIMY; encoded by the exons ATGGGGGGAGAAGGTCTTATTATG GTCGCTCGCGCTCTCGCTCAGTATCACGCTCTCCACCTTATCACTCTGGTTCTAGAAGTAGATATCGCTCAAG ATCATATTCTCCTGCTCCAAGAAGGCAAAGTGATTACTCTATTTCCCCTAGAAGGCAAGCAGAACACTCTAGATCACCTCGATCACCAAGAGGCCCCCCTAGAGAGCGAGATGCTGATCAGAAGCGCAGATCATATACTCCAGATTTTGGCAATGGTGTTGATCAGAATCAAAGCAATGGATATCCTGA GAAATCTACATACAAGTCTGAGGCTGATGAAGGCCAGTGGAAGTCATCTGGACGTAGACCATCGAGGTCACCACCTGGATCCAGATCTAGGTCAAGGTCTCCTGATTTGTCTCCTAGACATTGAAGACGAG GTCTTTGGCAATGTGCTGCATTCTGCTGATTCTGTACCAATTCAGTATCTTTATCAGGACATTTTACAAAATTGCATAATGTATTGA
- the LOC107457807 gene encoding glutathione S-transferase T3-like — protein sequence MTRGVVACKKRWYKINKAVAQFAGCYDQASQNIRSGSNANDIKELAYKLYSTNYGQKFTFERHWNMLRLEQKWRSQLPTQRSKKSKRRGKGKAQMSEDFSERKSSVVKKLSLMEDIENVREKELMEREKEREEEKEHRAKMMAIKEKELQIQAAMKEQELQTQRYIKEIEIKAKEREMDMQILNSDTSTMSEKRRALHEIACEKIMAKWFT from the exons ATGACAAGGGGGGTAGTTGCATGTAAGAAACGATGGTATAAGATCAACAAGGCTGTTGCACAATTTGCTGGTTGCTACGATCAAGCTAGTCAAAACATAAGGAGTGGTTCGAACGCTAATGATATAAAGGAGTTGGCTTATAAACTTTATTCCACAAATTATGGTCAAAAGTTCACTTTTGAGAGGCATTGGAACATGCTTCGGTTGGAGCAAAAATGGAGAAGCCAACTACCTACACAGA gatcaaagaagagcaagcgAAGAGGTAAGGGAAAAGCACAGATGTCTGAAGATTTTAGCGAAAGAAAATCATCGGTTGTCAAAAAATtatctctcatggaagatatTGAGAATGTTAGAGAAAAGGAACTAAtggaaagggaaaaagaaagagaagaggagaaggaaCATAGAGCAAAGATGATGGCAATCAAAGAGAAGGAGTTACAAATTCAAGCggcaatgaaagaacaagaattacaaACTCAGAGGTATATTAAAGAAATAGAgataaaagcaaaagaaagggaaaTGGATATGCAAATACTTAATTCTGACACGTCTACAATGAGTGAGAAACGACGAGCTCTTCATGAGATTGCATGTGAAAAAATAATGGCCAAGTGGTTTACTTAA
- the LOC107457814 gene encoding 16 kDa phloem protein 1 isoform X2 produces MAIGFMEVQLLKANDLKVTDFLGQGRNPTWNEKFMFRAEYPTGSGDQYKLILKIMDKDTFSKDDSLGQAIIYVKDLLAQGIENGGAKLQALKYRVIDENNSYCGEVDVAITFTPKVKEKCIGEDIGGWKESCY; encoded by the exons ATGGCAATTGGGTTCATGGAGGTGCAGCTTCTCAAAGCAAATGACCTCAAAGTCACTGATTTTTTGG GGCAAGGAAGAAATCCAACATGGAATGAGAAATTTATGTTCAGAGCAGAGTACCCAACTGGATCTGGAGATCAATACAAGCTTATTCTCAAAATCATGGACAAGGACACTTTTTCTAAGGATGATTCTCTTGGCCAAGCCAT AATCTATGTTAAAGATTTATTGGCCCAAGGGATAGAGAATGGAGGTGCTAAGCTACAAGCTCTCAAGTATAGAGTAATTGATGAAAACAACTCATATTGTGGTGAAGTTGATGTTGCCATAACTTTTACCCCAAAG GTGAAAGAGAAATGTATTGGTGAAGATattggaggatggaaagaaagttGCTACTAG
- the LOC107457845 gene encoding uncharacterized protein LOC107457845 isoform X2, with the protein MGGEGLIMVARALAQYHALHLITLVLEVDIAQDHILLLQEGKVITLFPLEGKQNTLDHLDHQEAPLESEMLIRSADHILQILAMVLIRIKAMDILRNLHTSLRLMKASGSHLDVDHRGHHLDPDLGQGLLICLLDIEDEVKCLWQCAAFC; encoded by the exons ATGGGGGGAGAAGGTCTTATTATG GTCGCTCGCGCTCTCGCTCAGTATCACGCTCTCCACCTTATCACTCTGGTTCTAGAAGTAGATATCGCTCAAG ATCATATTCTCCTGCTCCAAGAAGGCAAAGTGATTACTCTATTTCCCCTAGAAGGCAAGCAGAACACTCTAGATCACCTCGATCACCAAGAGGCCCCCCTAGAGAGCGAGATGCTGATCAGAAGCGCAGATCATATACTCCAGATTTTGGCAATGGTGTTGATCAGAATCAAAGCAATGGATATCCTGA GAAATCTACATACAAGTCTGAGGCTGATGAAGGCCAGTGGAAGTCATCTGGACGTAGACCATCGAGGTCACCACCTGGATCCAGATCTAGGTCAAGGTCTCCTGATTTGTCTCCTAGACATTGAAGACGAGGTAAAAT GTCTTTGGCAATGTGCTGCATTCTGCTGA
- the LOC107457814 gene encoding 16 kDa phloem protein 1 isoform X1 — protein sequence MAIGFMEVQLLKANDLKVTDFLGKIDPYVVIQYKRQEQRSSVANGQGRNPTWNEKFMFRAEYPTGSGDQYKLILKIMDKDTFSKDDSLGQAIIYVKDLLAQGIENGGAKLQALKYRVIDENNSYCGEVDVAITFTPKVKEKCIGEDIGGWKESCY from the exons ATGGCAATTGGGTTCATGGAGGTGCAGCTTCTCAAAGCAAATGACCTCAAAGTCACTGATTTTTTGG GCAAAATAGATCCATATGTTGTGATACAATACAAAAGACAAGAGCAAAGGAGCTCAGTTGCTAATG GGCAAGGAAGAAATCCAACATGGAATGAGAAATTTATGTTCAGAGCAGAGTACCCAACTGGATCTGGAGATCAATACAAGCTTATTCTCAAAATCATGGACAAGGACACTTTTTCTAAGGATGATTCTCTTGGCCAAGCCAT AATCTATGTTAAAGATTTATTGGCCCAAGGGATAGAGAATGGAGGTGCTAAGCTACAAGCTCTCAAGTATAGAGTAATTGATGAAAACAACTCATATTGTGGTGAAGTTGATGTTGCCATAACTTTTACCCCAAAG GTGAAAGAGAAATGTATTGGTGAAGATattggaggatggaaagaaagttGCTACTAG